One genomic window of Parasteatoda tepidariorum isolate YZ-2023 chromosome 9, CAS_Ptep_4.0, whole genome shotgun sequence includes the following:
- the LOC122272569 gene encoding uncharacterized protein isoform X2, which translates to MILKLIYFQGMIQKCKLHGMILMKNFLPVSHKIIVNSDVMKALIFEQHHFSSCVADKNFEKHRSFVVTQFQGEVKAITYYFTTSASFVPFRLLSIVEDVDKNRILNGIDL; encoded by the exons atgattttaaaacttatttattttcagggaATGATTCAAAAGTGCAAACTGCATGGAATGATACTCATGAAAAACTTCTTACCTGTGagtcataaaataattgtgaattCAGACGTAatgaaag CGCTGATTTTTGAGCAGCATCATTTTAGCAGTTGCGTCGCTgacaaaaactttgaaaaacacAGATCTTTTGTTGTAACACAGTTCCAAGGTGAG gtcaaagcaataacttattatttcacGACTAGTGCATCATTTGTGCCATTTAGACTGCTTTCGATTGTTGAAGATGTGGATAAAAACAG